The Granulicella sp. 5B5 nucleotide sequence CGTAGACGATGCCGAAGCGCTTGTCGTAGCCGTCGGCCCACTCGTAGTTGTCGAGGAGGGACCAGCAGAAGTAGCCCTTGACAGGCACGCCTTCGGCGACGGCGCGATGAAGCTGTGTGAGGTAGTTGCGCAGATACATGACGCGGTCGGTGTCGTAGATGTGTCCGTCTTCGGCGATCTTGTCGGCGGAGGAGCAGCCGTTTTCGGTGATGTAGATCTCCTTGATGCCCCAGAGCTCGTGGGAGAGCTTTGGACCCCAGTAAAGGGCTTCTGGGCCGACGGTGAGCCAGGGGCTGTACATGTGCGGGTAGGAAGACGGGTTGGGGACGGAGACGAAGCCGGCGTCGTTGTCGGCGGCGCGGACATAGTGTGCGGTGTAGCAGTTGATGCCGACGAAGTCGAGCGGGGACTTGATGATGTCGAGCTCTTCCTGCGTGAAGTGCGGAGCATCAGGGCCGAGCGTCTTGAGGTAGTGGTCGGTGTAGCGGCCCTCCTGGATGACGGTCTGGTACATGGCGTTGAGCTCGCGCATGCCTTTGCGGGCGGCCTCGATGTGCTCGGGGATTTCGATGCAGGGGGTGGCGGCCTCGAGGTTGTCGGCAAGCCCGACCTTGACGGGGCCCTTGGCGTGGGCGCGGATGGCGCCGACGCTGAGACCGTGCGCGTAGACGACGTTGTGGTTGAGCTGCGCCATGCGCTTGCGGCCGATCTGCAGGCCGGGGGCGTGGCGGCCATCACGATAACCGATCATGGCGAAGGAGCGCATCTCGTTCATGGTCATGAAATTCTTGACGCGATCGGAGAGGAAGCCCGCGGTGTAGCCGGAGTAGTCGGCGAAGGCGTGCGCGACTTCGCGGGATTCCCAGCCGCCCTTGTCCTGAAGGACCTGCGGGAGGTCCCAATGGAAGAGGGTGCAGTAGGGCTGGATGCCGGCGGCTAGGAGTGTATCGACGAGTTTGTTGTAGAAGTCGACGCCCTGCTGGTTAGGCTTGCCGGTGCCGTTGGGGAAGATGCGCGGCCAGGCGACGGAGAAGCGGAAGGTCTGGAGACCCATGCGCTTCATCATGGCGATGTCCTGCGGGTAGCGGTGGTAGAAGTCGTCGGCGACGTCGCCGGTATCGCCGTTGGCGGTTTTACCGGGGGTGTGGGAGAAGGTATCCCATATGGAGACACCACGACCGCCTTCGTGGACGGCGCCTTCAACCTGATACGAGGCGGTGGCGGAGCCCCAGAGGAAGCCGGTGGGGAATTTTGTGGCGGAGTGCGCGACGGATTCAGGTTCGGCACGGAGCACGGAGGGGACGAGGCTGGAAAGCGAACCTGCGCCGAGGGTGAGGCCGGTGGTTTGGAGGAATTTGCGACGATCCACTTCATGCTCCTTAGACAAACGATTTACTTCACTAAACCGATTGAGTACTTGTCGATGTAGAACTTCTACAAGCCGGGACTGCGGGCTGTCAAGGCGAGGCGTGAAAGGCCTTTACATAGGCCCGCAGGAGTTGGAGCAATTGCTGAAGGTGCAGCGATATGACATGATCGAAACCAAACGCAGAGTGATGCCACGATGAGGCACCGCCGACAGGTGATACGAGCAACATTGCCCAGAAAATCAACCCCGCAACCACATGACGCGCTGAAGAGCGACGGCTCCAAGCCGCCGGGCCTGAAGGAGATTGCACGGTATCTGGGGCTCTCTCCGGCGTCGGTGTCGATGGTGATCAACGACGTGCCGTTGGCCAAGGCAATGACCGCGGAGACGCGAGCGCGAATTCTTGAGGCGGTGAAGAAGTTCAACTACCGGCCTAACCTGCTGGCACGGTCACTGAGCAAGCGAGAGACGCGGACGATCGGGGTGATTGTGCCGGAGTCGAGCGATGGGTACTACACGCGCGTGATGCGAGGGTTGGAAGAGGCGCTGCTGGACGCCGGGTATCTCTACTTTACGGTGAGCCATCTTTCCCGCGAGGACCTACTGCGGGAGTATCCGCTGCTGCTGCGGCAGCGCGCTGTGGATGGACTGATTTATATGAACACGAAGGTGGCGGAGCCACCTGGAATCCCCGCGGTGACGATCTCCTACGCAACGAAGGAGCCGGGGGTGACGAGCGTGGTGGTGGACCAGCGGCTGGGTGCGAGGCTCTCGCTGGAACACCTGGCGAAGCTGGGGCACAAGCGCGTACTGATGATGAAAGGACAACCATCGTGCCTGGAGTCTGGTGAACGCTGGCGGCTGATGCTGAAGGCGGCCCAGGAGTGTGGCATCGAAGTGCGGCCGGAGTTGAGCCTGGAGATGAACCACGACCAGCTAACTCCTGAGCTGGCGTATACGAAGGTGGCGGAGCTGATGCGCTCGCGGATACGGTTCACTGCAGTGTGCGCGTTCAATGACACGTCGGCGATTGGTGCGATGAGGGCGCTGGCCGATGCAGGGCTGCACTGCCCGGACGATGTGTCCGTTGTGGGGTTCGATGATATTGGCGTCGCTGGATTTTATACGCCACGACTGACTACAGTGCGGCAGCCCCTGGAGGCGATGGGTGCGCGCGCGGTGACTGAGCTGATCGCACGAATTCGCGAACCAGAGGCGAAGCATCCGGCGAAGGTTGTGATGGCGCCGGAGTTGATGGTGAGAGAGTCCACTGCGCCGGTGAAGCGTAGTGCTAAGGATTAGCGCAGCGGGCTGGATGCGGTGAAGCCGGAGCAGCAGGGTTTCATGACGGGCTGGAACTCCATGAGCTCGACGCGGGTGCCGTCAGGGTCGTAGAGGTTGGCCTGCCATTTGCCGTCGCGGCCCATCTGGGGGCCATCGTGACGCGGGGGCAGACGGTCCTGCTGGTAGAGCTTCGTGACTGTGGCCTCCATGTTGAAGACGCCGAGGGAGAAGTGATTGAGGACGCCGAGGTTTCGAGCATCGACGTGGTTGGCCGGTGTGTCTGAACCGTCGCCGATCATCATGTATTCGATCCAGTCGGTGCCGTTGGGAACCTGCTGCGAGATCCAGTCGGTGTGGTTCGGCTGCATGGCACCGTACCAGTAGGGGCGGAAGCCAAGGAGATCGCGGTAGAAGTGGTCTTCGTCCGCACGGTTTTTGACCATGTAGCCGACGTGGATGATGTGATGGCTGATGGACTTTGTGTTGTCGATGACGACAGCGGCGTGGCCGGGCTGGACGAACTGGACTTCATTGCCTTCGGGGTCGAGAGTGATGAACCAATGGCTGCCGTCTGTGGCGGACTTGAGGGGCGAGGCGTTGGTGACGCCGTGGGCGATGAGGTAAGCGCGCAGTGCGCTCGCGTTGACGGTATTGAAGGCAACGCAGGAGATACGACTCAGGCCGACGTGATCGGCCGGAAGCGGAAGGACCTCAACGAACTGGGTGGGGCTGAAGTAGAAGCGCGTGCCGGCTGGGTCCTGGAGGTCGGGGCCTTTGGTGGCGCCGAGGATGCGGCCGTAGAAGTCGGATGAGGCGGCCATGTCGTGCGCGAGAACGCACATGTGCGAGATGCCGGTGATGGCGGGGCGCTGCTGCTGCGCGTAGACTGTGCCGAAAAGGATTGTGGCAAGAGCGGCGACGAGGAGACTTGGGATACGGCGCATGGGCGGGCAGGCCTTTCGCGGGCTGTTCATTCGGGACAACTATACAACGTGATGAAATGAGTGGTCTAGTATTGAAGCGATTCAAACGGTAATAGACAAACGATAGTGGCGATCTGCTAGTCTTTGTGGCGTTCGACTGCAAGGGAGATTTACCAGGGAGGCTTGCGATGGAGATGTTGACGCGGCGTGGGTTTGTGAAGGGCGCGGGGCTGGGACTACTGGGCTGCACGGTTGCAAGGCAGCGGGCGTTTGCGTCGCCGTGGGGCAGGCCGGTGGGGCTGCAGTTGTACTCTGTGCGAGCGCAGCTGGCGAAGGACTATGCGGGAACACTGAAGCAGGTGGGCGCAATTGGATATCGCGAGGTGGAGGCGGCAGGATTTTATGGACATACGCCTGCGCAGGTGAAGCAGGCGATGGCGGATGCGCAGCTCAAGTGCGTGGGCGGGCACTACTCGTACAAAGACCTGGCGCCGAATGTGGACAAGATCATTGCGTATCACCAGGAGCTGGGATGCCACTACGTGATTTGCTCGTTTCCGTCGTTTCGTGATGTAGCGCGGGTGCAGGGACTGAGCTTTGCGCAGCAGGTGCGCGCGTTTACGGTGGATGACCTGCGCTGGACGATGGAGCAGCTTAACAAGTTTGGCGAAAAGACGAAGGCCGCAGGATTGCAACTGGGATATCACAACCACACGATGGAGTTCGCTCCGCAGCATGGAGTGGTGCCGTTCGATGCGATGATCGCGGCCGCAGACCCGAAGCTGGTGACGTTCGAGCTGGACTGTGGCTGGGTGAAGGTAGGCGGCGGCAGCGCGGTGGACTATCTGAAGCGATATCCGACGCGAATTACGCTGCTGCACATCAAGGACTTCAAGCCTACGGACAGACCCGCGGATGTTACGAACCCTCCGCCGCCGGCTGAACTGGGACGTGGGACGGAGAACTATGCGCCGATCTTTGCAGCGGCGAAGGCGGCGAACATCAAACACTACTTCGTGGAGCAGGAAGGCTTCGACATACCGCCGATGGAGGCACTGCGGATCGACTATGAGTATGTGAATGCGTTGAAGGCGTAACGATGCCGCAAGCTACGATGACGCGAGCGATGCAGACACGGCTGGGCGCCATGCTGTTCCTGGAGTACTTCATCTGGGGCGCGTGGTACGTGACGGTGGGGACTTGGCTGACGCTGACGCGGCACTTCAGCGGCGAGCAGGTGGCGCTTGTGGCTGGCACCACGGCGGTGGGCGCGATGATTGCGCCGTTCTTTGTGGGACTGGTTGCCGACGAGATGTTTGCAACGGAGAAGGTGCTGGCGGCGTTGCACCTGGTGGGTGCAGTGTTGCTGCTTGGAGCTTCCCTGCTGACAAGCTTTGGGGCGATCTATGCACTGCTGTTGCTGTATTGCCTGTGCTTTATGCCGACGCTGGCGCTGACGAACTCGCTGGCGTTTCGACAGATGCGCGACCCGGCGGTGGAGTTTGGGCCGATCCGCGTACTAGGCACAGCCGGTTGGATTGTGGCTGGATTGCTGGTTGGGTATATGCGACTGGAGAGCACACAGCGCCCGCTGCAGATTGCGTGCGTGGTATCGCTGGTGATGGCGGCTTACTGCCTGACACTGCCGCCTACGCCTCCGTTGGCGGTGACGGTGCGGGCGGAGAAGAAGCTGTTTCCGCGAGAGGCGTTTGCGGTGTTTCGCAAGCGGTCGACGATTGTGTTTGTGCTGGCGTCGTTTCTGATCTGCATTCCGCTGCAGTTTTACTATGCGTTTGCGAACCTGTTTCTGAACGAAGCCGGGGTGAAGAACGCGGTAGGCAAGATGACCGGCGGGCAGATGTCCGAGCTGGTTTGCATGCTGCTGATCCCGTGGTTCTTTCGCAGGCTGGGAGTGAAGTACATGCTGGGGTTGGGGATGCTGGCCTGGGTGGTGCGGTACGTTGCGTTCGCGTATGGCAACAGCGGTGCGTTGATGTGGATGTTCTGGCTGGGGATTGTGCTGCATGGCATCTGCTATGACTTCTTCTTTGTGACAGGGCAGATTTATATCGATCGCGAGAGTCCGCCGACGCTGCGCGCGGCGACGCAAAGCTTGATCACGTTCATCACGTATGGCGTGGGAATGTTTGTGGGGTCGTGGGTGTCGGGTGCTGTGGTGGAACATTACTCGGTGCAGCTGGCGGGTGGTGCGGTGGACCATGCTTGGCGGCCGATCTGGATGTTCGCAGCTGTGGCGGCGGGAGCGACGCTGGTGATGATGCTGGCGACGTTCAAAGATGAGCCGAGGGTGGAGTCGAGTGAGGTTGCTGCTGCGCTGCCCTCTGGTGCAGAGGCGCTTTGAGGTAGAGTCGCGGGAGCTAGAGCCGCGGGAGTCAGAGCCGCGAGAGTCAGAGCCACCAGGCTTTGACGGGTGGCTCGGTGAGCAGGACGCGGGAGAGCATCGCGACAGCGGAGGTGAGGCCTTCGCGGCGTGAGGCTAGAGCGTCCTCGTGCTCGATGGAGAGGACGCCATCGTAACCGGCGATGCGGAGAGCGGAGACGATCTGTTTCCACTCGAGCTCGCTGTGGCCCCAGCCTACGGACCGAAAGCTCCAGGAGCGGTTGGCGAGGTCTGCGTAGCTCTTGGTGTCGAGGACGCCGTTGCGGTTGAGCATGGGTGGGTTGAGTGCGACGTCCTTTGCGTGGACGTGGTGGATGGCTGGGCCGAGGTCGCGGATGGCGGTGGGGATGTCGACACCTTGCCACCAGAGATGGCTGGGGTCGAGGTTGATGCCTAGCGATGGGCCGGTTTCCGCGCGGAGGCGGAGCAGGGTTTCGGGGTTGTAGACCATGAAGCCAGGGTGGGCTTCGAGGGCGATGCGGACGTTGTGCGCGGCAGCAAAGGCTGCGGTCTCGCGCCAGTAGGGGATGAGCCGCTCGGACCATTGCCAGTCGAGGGCGGTAACATACTCGGGTGGCCAGGCGGTGACGATCCAGTTGGGTGTGGCATCGTGTGAGGAAGCTCCGGGGCAGCCGCTGAAGGTGACGACTGTAGGGACTTCGAGCTGCTCGGCGAGGCGTACCGTTTTGCGGAATGTTTCGTCGTCGCGCTGGGCGGTTTCGGCGACGGGGTGGATGGGGTTGCCGTGGCAGGAGAGCGCGCTGATGGCGAGGCCGGCATCGGTGAGGCGGGCGCGATGGTCGCGGGCGGCGGCGGGGTTGTCGAGGAGTGAATCGACCGCGAGATGACTGGCTCCGGGCCAACCGCCGGTGCCTAGCTCGAGTGCCGTGATGGCGGGGTAGGCGCGGAGCTCGGCGAGCATCTGGTCGAGGGTGAGGTCGTGGAAGACGGGAGTGAAGAGGCCGAGATTCATGGGCGGATGCTTCTCCTTGCCACGTTAGTATGCGGCATGCGAGGCAAGCGTGGTGCGGCGTTGTTAGGATGATGGGGCTCGAAGCGAGCGGAGGATGAACGATGGACAGGCGCGATGTGTTGAAGGGTGCGGCGGGATTGGCGATGGCATTCGGAGCGATGGACGCGGGTGCGCAGGAGAGCGTTGGGCCGGAGACAGTGTATGAGCTGCGGATCTATCACCTGAACGAGGGCAAGCAGGAGCTGATCCTGGATCGGTTCAAGACGAAGGAGCGGAGCATTTTTGTGCGCTGCGGGATGCACCCGGTGGCGTACTGGGTGCCGACGGATGAGCCGCTGGCGGGGCGGACGCTGGTGTACATGCTGCGGCACAAGAGCCGTGAGGCGGCGACGGAGAGCTGGAAGAAGTTCTCCGCCGATCCGGAGTGGGTGGCGGTGAAGAAGGAGACGGAGAAAGACGGGCCGTTTGTGAAGCTGCACGAGTCGACGTTCCTGAAGCTGACCGATTTCTCGCCGAAGCTGTAGGGGGGCCCCTCCCCCGGTTTTGGGGCTATGATCCGCAGCCGATTGGAGTTAGCGGCGGAACCCTGTTTTCGGTTGAGAAGCGACTGCTGCCGGTTCTGGGCCGGAGGGAAGAGCCAGGCCTGAGGCCGCGCTGTCTTCCGGCTCTCGCTCTTTATTGTATCGGGAGTGTCAAGAGGCAGTTCGGGTAGTCAGGAAGATTTGGTGCGGGGAGGCGGGGTGCCGATGGCCAGGGCGGACTCGTCTTCGAGCTCTTCGCCGACGTCGATGGCGTCGGTGCCGGGGTCGGGGCGGGTGGTGCCGGTGGCGAAGGTGAAGAAGGCGCTGGCGGCGCGGGCGAGCGGGACGCTGTGCAGCGAGATGATGCCGAGGTCGCGGGGGATGTTGACGCCTTCGACTTCGATGGCCTGGACGAGGCCTGCCTTGATCTCCTCAAGGAAGTTGATGCGGGGCATGAAGCTGATGCCGAGACCGGCGACGATGAGGCGCTTGAGGAGCTCGGAGGAGTCGAGCTCCATGGTGATGCGCCGGGCGGTCTTGTTCTGGACGAAGAGGTGGTCGATGAGCTCGCGGCGGCGGCCCTCTTTGGGAACAAGGAAGCCGTACTTGGCGGCGTCCGACAAGGTGACGGTTTTGAGCTGGGTGAGCGCGTGGCCGGCGGGGACGACGAGGACGAGCTTGTCTTCGTGGATGACTTCGATGTGGAGGCGGGGGTCGCGGATGGGGAGCGAGACGATGCCAAACTCGACCTCGCGGTCGAGGACGAGGGCGATGGTCTTGGAGCGCTCGGCGCGGATGATGTTGAGGGAGACGCGCGGGTACTGCTTTTTGAACTTGGTGATGAGCAGCGGGAGGACGTAGAGCGCGGTGGAGTCGTTGGCGGAGATGGTGAGCGTGCCGCGGGGCATACGCTCCATATCCTCCAGCGTGAGGCGGATGTGCTTGAGCTGGATGAGGGACTGCTCGGCGAAGGGCTGGAAGACGCGGCCTGCGGCGGTGAGGGTGACTTTGCCGCCGCCGCGGTCGAGGAGGCGGTGGCCGAGGTAGGTTTCGAGGGCGCGGATCTGGGCGGAGATGGAGGGCTGGGTGACGTGGAGCCGCTCGGCGGCGCGCGAGAAGCTCTTTTGGCGAGCGACCTCAAGAAACGTGTTGAGCCAGTCGAAGTCCATTGCTACCTTTTGCGCGGGGGCTGTGAGAGCTGCGGCGCATGAATCGTAATAAGACGTTCTGCCTGTTTTGTTCGCCTGCATGGTTCAAAATGATGATTCTCAGCTGATTTTGTGGGCGAAGCGCAGCTGGACGGCGGATGCTCCGGCGGCACGTGACGACTGAGGCCCGGAGGAGACGGCCGAGGAGGCTGCTGGAGATCAGGGTAGATGAAAAGAGAAAGCATGGGTTGAGAGTGGCCGTCTGCGTATTGACGGAATAGAGAGATTCTATAACGAGCGTGCGGAGATGCAGGGTATCTATGGAGGGGATAGGGATTGCGCGGGCTTCTTGCTTTGGGCGGAGAGGGTTTCCATAATCGCGAGATAGCCTGCCAAAGACCCGGCGTACATGCTGGGGAGACGATCTCCGAAAGAGTGCCTGAGGTGTCCATGAAGAAGGTGTGTGGTGTTGTGCTGCTGGGTGTGGTGATGAGCGCGGGATGCCTGCGGGCACAACTGCCGGAGCCGGATGGCGGGACGATCGAGCGGGGAACGCTGCCGGAGCGGTGGTACTCCGAGGGGCCGAAGTGCATGCAGATCCCGGAGTGGCAGGTGCAGGAGTACAACCCGAACTTCTTCATCATGCGGCAGTCGCCGTGCACGGACTATGAGAAGCCGTTTGTGTTTCTGTTCTTCGGCAAAGAGAAGGCGATGCTAATCGATACAGGGTCGCGGAATGGGAACATTGCGCCTTCGCTGCGTTGGGTGGTGAAGAACTGGCTGACGCGGAATGGGCGCACGAGCATCCCGCTGCTGGTGGTGCATACGCATCCGCATGGCGACCATATCGCGGGCGATAAAGAGATCCAGGCGATGAACGATCCGGCGATGCCTGTGACGTTTCTGGCGGCGAATGACCAGCAGGCGACGATGACGTTTTATGGGATTACGAGCTGGCCAGATGGGATTGGGAAGATCGATTTAGGCGATCGGGTGATCGATGTGATCCCGATACCGGGGCACAGCGCGATGAGCGTCGCGTTCTATGACCGGAGGACTGCAATTCTGCTGTCGGGGGACAGCCTGTATCCGGGGCGGTTGTATGTGCAGGACTTTGCGGCGTTCCAGGCGAGCACGGAGCGGATGATCGCGTTTACGAAGGGCAAGCCGGTGGCGCACATCCTGGGCAACCACATTGAGGAGACCGACACGCCGTTCCTGGATTATCCGGTGGGGACGATCTACCAGCCGCATGAGCATGAGCTGGCGCTGTCGCGCGGATCACTGCTGGAGCTGGAGGATGCGCTGGTGAGCATGCACGGCGTGCCGCAGCGGATGGCGTTGCGGGATTTTTCGGTGTGGCCTTCAGGGCGGCAGTTTGCGAAGCCGGGCGACCGCGAGGCCATGCAGAAGCGCGAGAAGGAGCAGAAGGCGACGATGTGGGACCACACGGTTGAGCCGCAGTAGCAGGGGCTGCGCTCTACTTGGCGGAGGTGCTGTAGAAGGTGGGGTTGCCGAGAGTGCCTGCTTTGGGGAGATGGCGGATATAGAGGACCATCTGCCACATCTCGTCGTTGGCGAAGTCGCCGTCGGAGGCGGGCATGCCGGAGGGGTAGATGCCGTTCTTGATGATGGAGTGGAGCTGGCCGTCGGTGTACTGCTGGACCTCGGGCGAGGTGAGCAGAGGGACGGGTGGCGAGAGCTCTTTGGCGAAGGGGACGCCGGTGTTCTGGCCGTCGTTGCCGTGACAGACGCTGCAGTAAGAGGTGAAGAGGTCCTGCCCGGCGGCGATGTTCTTTGCGCTGGCCTTGAGCGGGTTCACGTCCTTTTTGCCGCCGACGGTGATGTGGTGCTTGGTGAAATAGGCGACGTTGGTCTCAAAGTGCGAGGGTGGCGTGGCGCGGCAACCGGCGAGAGCGAGGGATGTGGTGAGGAGAAGCGTGGGTGTGAAGCGAGAGTTCATACTGGTTCCAAAGACAGATGCGGGGGTTTCTCCGCTGCGCATCGCGGTGAAGCTGCGATGCTTCGGTCGAAATGACAGACCTTATCTTACGGAAGGCCGCCAGAGATAGAACGGGCGGCCTGAAAGCGAGGATACCTCGTTTGCAGGCCGCCCGGGTTGTGTGACCGTTTAGGCGATGATGTCGTGGACGACATTGCCGGCGACGTCAGTGAGGCGGAAGTCGCGGCCGCTGGAGCGGAAGGTGAGCTTGGTGTGGTCGATGCCCATGAGGTAGAGGATGGTGGCGTGGATGTCGTGGACGTGGACAGGCTTGTCGACGACCTTCCAGCCGAAGTCATCGGTTTCACCGTAGGTCATGCCGCCCTTGATGCCGCCGCCGGCGAGCCACATGGTGAAGCCGTGGGGGTTGTGGTCACGGCCTGCGTGGGTGCCCGCGCCGCCGAGCTCGACGACCGGGGTGCGGCCGAACTCTGAACCGCAGACGATGATGGTTTCGTCGAGAAGGCCGCGGCCCTTGAGGTCCTTGATGAGAGCGGCGAAGGGCTGGTCGGAGTCCTTGGCGTTCTTGCGGTGCGCCTGGATGTCCTGGTGCGCATCCCACGGATCGCCTGCGGCGTAGTAGACCTGCACCATGCGGACGCCCTTTTCTACGAGGCGCGCGGCGGTGAGGCAGCCGCGAGCCGTGGAGCCTTCACCGTACATCTTGATGGTGGCTTCGGACTCCTTGCGGACGTCGAAGACTTCGGGCGCTTCGGTCTGCATGCGGTAGGCAGTCTCCATCGAGGCGATGGTGGACTCGAACTGGGGGTCGGCGTCGGTGGTGCTGGCGCCGTAGGTCTCCTGCTCGTTGAGCGCATCGAGCTTCTTGACGAGGTCGAGCTCCTTGCGCTGGTGCGTGAGATCGTAGTTGGAGTTATGGATGTCGGGGATGAGCTTGTAGGGATCGAAGTCCTTCTGGCTCGTGTCGTCGGTGACGTAGGTGGCCTGGTTGACGGCGGGCAGGAAGCCTGCTGACCATAACGGCGGGCCGACGGTGGTGGGCACGCGCGGACAGAGGACGACGAAGCCGGGAAGGTTCTTGTTCTCCGTGCCGAGGCCGTAGGTGAGCCATGAACCCATGGACGGGCGGCCGATGATGTTCGCGCCGGTGTTCATCATGATGAGCGCGGGCTCATGGTTGGGGATCTCGGTGTAGACGGACTTGACGACGCAGATGTCGTCCGCGCAGGCGCCGACGTTGGGGAAGAGCTCCGAGACGTAGAGGCCGTTGTGGCCGTACTGCTTGAACTCAAAGGGCGACTTCATGAGCGAGCCGGTCTTGCGCTCGTGGCCGAGATCGCCGCCGGGCATGGGCTTGCCGTCGTACTGGGCGAGCTTGGGCTTGTAGTCGAAGGAGTCGACCTGCGAGAGGCCACCGTTCATGAAGAGGAAGATGACGTGCTTGGCTTTGGGCTTGAACTTGGGGTCGCGGAGCATCCACGGATTGGTGGCCGCAGTGGTGGCCGCGGCAGAACCCGGATGGCTCTTTTCCATCGCTTCTGCCTGCGCGAGCGATTCGCCGATCATGCTGGCGAAGCTCATCATAGCGAAACCGCCACCAATTTTACGGAGGGCTTCGCGGCGATTTATCGGTTTCGGCTTTTCACAAGACATGTTCCGATCTCCCTGTTCTTCGAA carries:
- a CDS encoding GH1 family beta-glucosidase, which gives rise to MDRRKFLQTTGLTLGAGSLSSLVPSVLRAEPESVAHSATKFPTGFLWGSATASYQVEGAVHEGGRGVSIWDTFSHTPGKTANGDTGDVADDFYHRYPQDIAMMKRMGLQTFRFSVAWPRIFPNGTGKPNQQGVDFYNKLVDTLLAAGIQPYCTLFHWDLPQVLQDKGGWESREVAHAFADYSGYTAGFLSDRVKNFMTMNEMRSFAMIGYRDGRHAPGLQIGRKRMAQLNHNVVYAHGLSVGAIRAHAKGPVKVGLADNLEAATPCIEIPEHIEAARKGMRELNAMYQTVIQEGRYTDHYLKTLGPDAPHFTQEELDIIKSPLDFVGINCYTAHYVRAADNDAGFVSVPNPSSYPHMYSPWLTVGPEALYWGPKLSHELWGIKEIYITENGCSSADKIAEDGHIYDTDRVMYLRNYLTQLHRAVAEGVPVKGYFCWSLLDNYEWADGYDKRFGIVYVDFATQKRTPKLSAHFYESVIASNEVK
- a CDS encoding LacI family DNA-binding transcriptional regulator; translated protein: MPRKSTPQPHDALKSDGSKPPGLKEIARYLGLSPASVSMVINDVPLAKAMTAETRARILEAVKKFNYRPNLLARSLSKRETRTIGVIVPESSDGYYTRVMRGLEEALLDAGYLYFTVSHLSREDLLREYPLLLRQRAVDGLIYMNTKVAEPPGIPAVTISYATKEPGVTSVVVDQRLGARLSLEHLAKLGHKRVLMMKGQPSCLESGERWRLMLKAAQECGIEVRPELSLEMNHDQLTPELAYTKVAELMRSRIRFTAVCAFNDTSAIGAMRALADAGLHCPDDVSVVGFDDIGVAGFYTPRLTTVRQPLEAMGARAVTELIARIREPEAKHPAKVVMAPELMVRESTAPVKRSAKD
- a CDS encoding VOC family protein, which codes for MRRIPSLLVAALATILFGTVYAQQQRPAITGISHMCVLAHDMAASSDFYGRILGATKGPDLQDPAGTRFYFSPTQFVEVLPLPADHVGLSRISCVAFNTVNASALRAYLIAHGVTNASPLKSATDGSHWFITLDPEGNEVQFVQPGHAAVVIDNTKSISHHIIHVGYMVKNRADEDHFYRDLLGFRPYWYGAMQPNHTDWISQQVPNGTDWIEYMMIGDGSDTPANHVDARNLGVLNHFSLGVFNMEATVTKLYQQDRLPPRHDGPQMGRDGKWQANLYDPDGTRVELMEFQPVMKPCCSGFTASSPLR
- a CDS encoding sugar phosphate isomerase/epimerase, with translation MEMLTRRGFVKGAGLGLLGCTVARQRAFASPWGRPVGLQLYSVRAQLAKDYAGTLKQVGAIGYREVEAAGFYGHTPAQVKQAMADAQLKCVGGHYSYKDLAPNVDKIIAYHQELGCHYVICSFPSFRDVARVQGLSFAQQVRAFTVDDLRWTMEQLNKFGEKTKAAGLQLGYHNHTMEFAPQHGVVPFDAMIAAADPKLVTFELDCGWVKVGGGSAVDYLKRYPTRITLLHIKDFKPTDRPADVTNPPPPAELGRGTENYAPIFAAAKAANIKHYFVEQEGFDIPPMEALRIDYEYVNALKA
- a CDS encoding MFS transporter encodes the protein MPQATMTRAMQTRLGAMLFLEYFIWGAWYVTVGTWLTLTRHFSGEQVALVAGTTAVGAMIAPFFVGLVADEMFATEKVLAALHLVGAVLLLGASLLTSFGAIYALLLLYCLCFMPTLALTNSLAFRQMRDPAVEFGPIRVLGTAGWIVAGLLVGYMRLESTQRPLQIACVVSLVMAAYCLTLPPTPPLAVTVRAEKKLFPREAFAVFRKRSTIVFVLASFLICIPLQFYYAFANLFLNEAGVKNAVGKMTGGQMSELVCMLLIPWFFRRLGVKYMLGLGMLAWVVRYVAFAYGNSGALMWMFWLGIVLHGICYDFFFVTGQIYIDRESPPTLRAATQSLITFITYGVGMFVGSWVSGAVVEHYSVQLAGGAVDHAWRPIWMFAAVAAGATLVMMLATFKDEPRVESSEVAAALPSGAEAL
- a CDS encoding sugar phosphate isomerase/epimerase; its protein translation is MNLGLFTPVFHDLTLDQMLAELRAYPAITALELGTGGWPGASHLAVDSLLDNPAAARDHRARLTDAGLAISALSCHGNPIHPVAETAQRDDETFRKTVRLAEQLEVPTVVTFSGCPGASSHDATPNWIVTAWPPEYVTALDWQWSERLIPYWRETAAFAAAHNVRIALEAHPGFMVYNPETLLRLRAETGPSLGINLDPSHLWWQGVDIPTAIRDLGPAIHHVHAKDVALNPPMLNRNGVLDTKSYADLANRSWSFRSVGWGHSELEWKQIVSALRIAGYDGVLSIEHEDALASRREGLTSAVAMLSRVLLTEPPVKAWWL
- a CDS encoding NIPSNAP family protein, which translates into the protein MDRRDVLKGAAGLAMAFGAMDAGAQESVGPETVYELRIYHLNEGKQELILDRFKTKERSIFVRCGMHPVAYWVPTDEPLAGRTLVYMLRHKSREAATESWKKFSADPEWVAVKKETEKDGPFVKLHESTFLKLTDFSPKL
- a CDS encoding LysR family transcriptional regulator; this encodes MDFDWLNTFLEVARQKSFSRAAERLHVTQPSISAQIRALETYLGHRLLDRGGGKVTLTAAGRVFQPFAEQSLIQLKHIRLTLEDMERMPRGTLTISANDSTALYVLPLLITKFKKQYPRVSLNIIRAERSKTIALVLDREVEFGIVSLPIRDPRLHIEVIHEDKLVLVVPAGHALTQLKTVTLSDAAKYGFLVPKEGRRRELIDHLFVQNKTARRITMELDSSELLKRLIVAGLGISFMPRINFLEEIKAGLVQAIEVEGVNIPRDLGIISLHSVPLARAASAFFTFATGTTRPDPGTDAIDVGEELEDESALAIGTPPPRTKSS
- a CDS encoding MBL fold metallo-hydrolase — protein: MKKVCGVVLLGVVMSAGCLRAQLPEPDGGTIERGTLPERWYSEGPKCMQIPEWQVQEYNPNFFIMRQSPCTDYEKPFVFLFFGKEKAMLIDTGSRNGNIAPSLRWVVKNWLTRNGRTSIPLLVVHTHPHGDHIAGDKEIQAMNDPAMPVTFLAANDQQATMTFYGITSWPDGIGKIDLGDRVIDVIPIPGHSAMSVAFYDRRTAILLSGDSLYPGRLYVQDFAAFQASTERMIAFTKGKPVAHILGNHIEETDTPFLDYPVGTIYQPHEHELALSRGSLLELEDALVSMHGVPQRMALRDFSVWPSGRQFAKPGDREAMQKREKEQKATMWDHTVEPQ
- a CDS encoding c-type cytochrome, translated to MNSRFTPTLLLTTSLALAGCRATPPSHFETNVAYFTKHHITVGGKKDVNPLKASAKNIAAGQDLFTSYCSVCHGNDGQNTGVPFAKELSPPVPLLTSPEVQQYTDGQLHSIIKNGIYPSGMPASDGDFANDEMWQMVLYIRHLPKAGTLGNPTFYSTSAK